A segment of the Mercurialis annua linkage group LG4, ddMerAnnu1.2, whole genome shotgun sequence genome:
acacctattttcggAATAGGTAAAAAGTGATGAGAAACTGAAGTATCCAGTGATGATTTACAGAGAAACTTGTCCATGTGACGAGCTAGCTATCCGCATATGTTTGAATTCAAGCGGGTTAGATCAATGCACAATGACAAACTTGAGAGATTGAATTAGGTTAGATTGAGTTGGTTTGGGTTGgatttagttgttttggattgagttggggtattttaggtgttttaatttcttttttgctgacgtggcagatAACGTGGcgctgtcaatttttttttaagaatgtcaGTTGACCAGAAAAGACGGCGctaagggtattttggtcatttttcgggtttttttttgggcttagggggttttgtgagcgccgccacaaagatcagggaatttagcgcccgtttttagacatcagggggtttagcgcccgtacctcTAAAGTTCAGGggtcatgggtgattattagcctgaaTTTTGAAAGTATCCATTGAACATGGTCTTTTGGTGATGCATGATGATCTCACCTAAGTGTATGAGGTTGTCTAATCGATAAAAAATGCATTTCCTAACTTAATTAGATGACTGACTCTATTTGTAAGATCTAACCAAATTCGAAATCAGCTATATGTTTAGACGAGCAGCTCTCGAACACGGCTCTGCTGtacctaaaaaaaaaataaatgctGCTATGGACAAGAgaatcaaaaaaaatatgtaaaaatcataattaaatatagaAAAACAGTAATTGAAATTGCAAACTGCGTGAAAATTTATcttgacaaaaaaaaagacaCAAGTGACTAACATGGCGGCTTCATCATTTGCCAATTGCAAATTcgtaatttaaatatttaatgggTCTCCTAATCAATCAATTCATGATTAccaaattttttgtttgttatcaAACTCGAATCTTTCTTATTATATAATTCATAACTTTTCCTTCAATTCATTTGTTATTAATGTGCAGCTACACTTTCTCTCTGGTTTTTTTATGCAAAATTGTTTCAAACGTATTCAAATTTCTTACCTTCGGTTTCTTCTCCAGATTCTTTAGTTATATGTGGCGCAATTTCTTGTCCAATTCAAGGTCAGTTACGCTGTTTTTATTTATCAACTTTagttaattttgaattttctactggctttttttttctaattttgatttttttattgaccAGGtcctttttcaattttgaatttgtgTTTGTAGTGTACCTATGCATGACTTTAAATTATTGTTTGGAGAGTCTAGAAATggcaaaaaattaaatgaaattgaaTTTGCTCTCATGTTTGGAAAATTTAACGTTTAAATAAGGTAGTTTATTGGTATAATCAGAATGAAAATGAATCAATGCCAAAAGTGAGATGATTTTTTTTGCTCTGGATATGATTTTATTCCATGCAAAGCATATATTTGAAGACTTGATTCAATTTTAAGTTCCTTCACATGATTTTTCTCAAATTAGACAATACAGCTGTAATTGACAGATTTcagaattatattaaattttctttaagTTGTATGTTTGAAAGtagaaactttttgatttgttggTTTATTGGCTATAATTGTATTGAATTTCTATTTGCATTTTGTTGTTGCTTGTGTAGAGAGCTTAGTGAATAAATAGGAAGATATTTGCTCATATAAGTTGAGGAGAATAAATCTCTTCTTGTTGGTGGATAATGATATCGATTCAGAAATGGAGCGGCGCATCGTCGTGGTATTTTATAGCTACTGTTGCTTCTGTAGTAGCATTGTTTTCAGTAGTTCATATTTTCTTGTTTCCTGTGCTTCCTTCCTTTGATTATTTTGCTGCTCGACAAGTTCAAAATTATTGTATTCCTGTTAATGGATCTGATGAAGGGAAGACTGAACAATTTCGAGAAAATATACGACCAAGTATTGCTTTAGATCTTAGATTTCCTTTGGACTCACATAGGGGAGTTGTTTATCATGATGCACCATGGAAGGCTGAGATTGGACAGTGGCTTTCTGCTTGTGATTCTATTACTAAAGAAGTCAAAGTTACGGAGGTAATGAAAGCAGAATTGAATCTTTATGTGTTATTCCATTTTGCTTCAACTTAATATTGTTCTATCAGTTTACATATCTTGTTTAAGAACTTGTCATCTTCATGTTTTCCTAATTATTATTAACTTTAGGCTACTTGGGATTGATTATTAATGATGTATTTATGCATAGTTTGGTTTCAGTCTATGAATTTTCATCTATATTTAATCATCTGTTTTGTTGGCAGATTATAGGTGGCAGGAACTGCATTAATAATTGTAATGGTCAAGGTGTTTGTAACCATGAATTAGGAGTATGCCGATGCTTTCATGGATTTAGTGGTGAGTCTATTTCTCTTTTGCTCTTTATAACACTTGTGAATAATGTGATTCCCCCTTCTGTACCAGGCTTAGTTTCTGTTGCATGTGCTGGATGTGAAGCAGCAATTAGAATTTTATAATAGTTGTGTTATGCATATGATTGTAATCATAATCAGATCCAGAGCAATAAGTTTGTCACAGCTATAATTAAATGAATAGAAATTTATTTGGAAGTTGGAGCACTGGAACATAAAAGAATTTTTGTTTATTACCTTTGATTTATGAGCTTGCAAAATACGAACTTCTGCTACATCCATCCAAAAATTTACAAGTCTAATTGGCATTTATATTTCTCTGACGGCAATATGCATAGTGAAAATCTATGAATTTTGAATAGTTGCAACTTAATAACACTCGTTAGAAGCAATGGAAATTTGGTTTATTTGTCTGCAAGGAAAGAGTATACAAAGAAATTAGGGTCGACAAAGAGAGTGTTTTGAGTAACATTCACATTTTACCTTATACTGTTGCTGGTGGAACAGGGGAAGAGTGCTCTGAGAGATTGCAATTGGAATGTAATTACCCGAAAACACCAGAGCTACCATATGGGCGGTGGGTTGTATCAATTTGCTCTGCTTATTGTGATACAACCAGAGCAATGTGCTTCTGTGGAGAAGGTACAAAGTACCCCAATCGTCCAGCGGCAGAGACATGTGGATTCCAAGTGAAGTGAGTCAAAACATTTCATAGGATATGGTTTATATGTTCTATCCACAACCTTATTAGTCATGATTCCTTAAATCTCCTTTTCAGCTTACCTTCTGAACCTGGTGCTCCCATTTGGGTTGACTGGGGGAAGGCTGATTTGGACAATATTCTTACAACAAATAAAAGCAAACCAGGATGGTGTAATGTGGACCCACAGGAAGCATATGATTCAAAGGTGAAATTTAAAGAGGAATGTGACTGCAAATATGACGGTCTTTTTGGGCGTTTCTGTGAAGTGCCTGTACAATCTATTTGCATCAATCAATGCTCTGGACATGGATATTGCCGTGGCGGATTTTGTCAGGTAAACATGTtgcttttttttgtttcaaccATGGCAGTTGCTTTTCTTCGGAGTAGTAAATGTAGATCAATAATCAAAGGTCCTTTTCTCATATATATCTGCAATAGTAGAGAATGATGACGTAATAATATATATTCATTAAATGTGGGAACTTTACAAGGCTCTGGAGTCTCAACGTATTATTTTGTTTCTCATATTATTAACATCATTTGGATGTTTCCAACTAAATGTTTGTTAATTTAGTTGTTAGTATAGTTGGCCTGGGAAGGTTAAGGGTTCAATCTCAGTATTGAATTATCAGAAGGCTGACTGCCCTTGACTTCTATAGTGGAAGTCAACTGGACAATCTTAAATTCTGATTTTCCAACAATGTTACAACATATGCTATTCTAAAAAGCGTCTTCACTACAGGATGAAGAGTGTCATTATTCTATCATGTCTTGCTTTGCGTGTTATATCTTTAATAGCTGCATTAGCAGCATAGAGCTGTTTCAAACTCACTGCCACATTTTCACAACATTACTCTATTAATGCATCATATCAAGTATTAATCTTTTAAGCTGTCAAAATTACAGCTAGATTAAAAAGAAGGGACCCTGTGCACAAAGTGCTCCCATTATATTGCGGGAGTAGGGGGGCGGGGGAGGGTGGGAGAATTGGTACGCAGCCTTTCCCTTGCTTTTCATGAAGAGGCTCTTTCCATGAGTCAAACTTATGACCTACAGATTTAGAACTCGTCTATTTGATCATGCAATTGAATTCCTGCCCCCTTTAAGTTGCCTCACAAGTTCTTTTTAATCTTGATGAATAATATATTGAAGcaacatgtttttttttaataaaaatgatacTATCATGCTTTTGGTTTTTGTGGAAATGGATATATCCTTGCAATTAATAGGAATAAATGCTAAAAGCTTATCAGGCCATATGAGGAAAATTTGTCATATTGAGTTCCattgatattttatttgaagAGAAAAGCTATACTGTGTAAATGATATTATCATTGGATGAATTTATGTCACTCTTGGTTTATTACTACCTAGTTTCCAATTATATTTATGCTATTTTTCAGTGTGATAATGGCTGGTATGGAACAGACTGCAGTATTCCATCAGTACTTTCATCGGTAAGCAAGTGGCCTCAATGGCTCAGACCTGCTCTGCTTGATGTTCCCGATAATGCAAATCTCACCCAGAAACTTGTCAATCTCAATGCTGCAGTCGAGAAGAAAAGGCCCCTTATTTACATTTATGATCTACCACCTGACTTCAACAGTCTACTTCTTGAGGTAAATTCAGTTTTACTTTCGCTTCTTGACACATTTTACTGTCTTAGGACCAAAATTATCCATTTGACAACTCATTTTATGTATTATAGGGCCGGCATTTCAAGTTTGAATGCATAAACAGAATTTATGACGATAGGAATGCTACAAATTGGACTGAGCAGCTTTATGGTGCACAGGTATTGCTTTAAACTGAGATTGACATCAAGTTAGCTTGTAACATTAGTTTTAGCTCAGATTTGTATCTCAATGACTGCAGATGGCAATGTATGAAAGTCTTTTAGCCAGTCCATATAGAACTTTAAATGGAGAAGAAGCTGATTTTTTCTTTGTTCCTGTTCTTGATTCTTGCATTATAACACGTGCAGATGATGCTCCCCATTTGAGTTTGCAGGTTACTCTCTAAAGCTATTATTTCTGCATGCAATAATAAATGTGCAAtcgtataatatatatatttctttatttttttagtgattttctATGTTTGTATGTGATGGCTTGGAATGCTAATTAATCAACTATGAACCATTATCTGTTGACTAATCCTGTTTGTAATTTCAAACTCaatttgtttgatcagttgAAACCAGTGTTTTATAGCATAATGATGTATATACTCGTTAAACTCTTTCATATGTGCTATAAGTAGAAAATAATAAAGCTGAGTGTTTACCTAACTAAATGCTTCCATGACATAATATGTCCCTCTTATTCTTACTAATGTATCTTATCACATGTTTTTTTCCCTACTATCTTTACTAGCATCATAATTTTTGTTATGACCCGTTGATATGGATCGAGTCACAGGGCGATGACCTTCTATTGAAGGTTGTCCTGTTCTTGATTTGTTACGTTTTCGAGCTATGGTGATTGTTGGAGCTCAAACGGAGAGCTGCCTATCCGGGAACTCGTTAGAGAGAGTTGCCTATCTGACTTGTTTGTAATTTTCGATGTCTTTATTAATATGCTGAAACagctatatatataatacaataGTCTTGGGTAGCAAGACTCCTAATAGAACTAGGAAATAGAATACTAAATAAGAAGattcctaattagaatataactAGGAAAGATAACAATACTAAATAAGAAACAAACTAAATAAGAAACATAATACTACTTAATagctattaaataataaactgcCATTTAAACCTAATTGCTTGATTCTTCTTTCCTTGAATAAGACTTACCATAGAATAAGTCCATAACATCACTCCCCTCCTCCAAAAACGAGCTTGCCCTCAAGCTCGAATGATGGCCATTTCAGGATCTCTATTATGGTTGCCATCATGAACAGTGTTTGCATCTTCCTCTGTAATAGCAACCTCAATCCAAAACAACCTTTTACATTGATGGCCTGGTGAGAATAATTCATCACAATTGTAACAAAGACCCTTGGCTCTCCTCTCTGCCATCTCTGCTCTACTTAGTTTGATAAATTGAGGAAGAGTTGAGGCAGTTCCACTTGATGTTGCTTTTGTAGCATCTGTTATTTTTAGAGGTGCcccaaatttttgattttcagaatATTTTTCCAGCTGTAAACGTCTCTCAAAAGCTCGAGCAAGACTCATAGCTTCCTCCAAATTTTCCGGTTTAGCCAACTCCACATCAATTTGCAACCTTTCTGATAATCCCGCCATCATTATTGCCACTTGGTGTTCTGGAATTATAGAATTAGTTCGGGATAATAACCCCTGAAATTTTTCAAGATATTCTTCCACAGTCCCGGTTTGTCTAAGTGAGATTAGCTCTCCTACCGGATTACTATGAACAGGTGGACCGAACCGCATATTGCAATATTTTTTGAATACTTCCCATCTCAAGTGTGGGTTTGCTTTTTCTAGATGAACAAACCAGAGTTGAGCAGTCCCGATTAAATGAAACGAAGCCAATCCAAGCCATTCTTCTTGTGGGGTTTTCTGGTGAGCAAAGAACTGTTCGCAACGTGTAAGCCAGCCTAGAGGGTCCTCCTTACCGTTGTAGGTGGGAAATTCTAATTTTGTATAACGCGGAACAGCCCCACTTTTTCCTTCTTTACTAGATGAATTTGCAGTTTGCTTGGAACCATGAATCTGACTGCTACTATCCTCCACATCCTTCTCTTTTCTGATTGTTTCTTCCTTTTGCTGAGACATGGCATCAACACGTGCAGATAGGGCTGCGTGATCTGCTGACAGTTTGCGCATCATCTCCAAAAGTTGTTCCATCTGAGCATGTGTATCCCCCATGACtgttggctctgataccaaattgTTATGACCCGTTGATATGGATCGAGTCACAGGGCGATGACCTTCTATTGAAGGTTGTCCTGTTCTTGATTTGTTACGTTTTCGAGCTATGGTGATTGTTGGAGCTCAAACGGAGAGCTGCCTATCCGGGAACTCGTTAGAGAGAGTTGCCTATCTGACTTGTTTGTAATTTTCGATGTCTTTATTAATATGCTGAAACagctatatatataatacaataGTCTTGGGTAGCAAGACTCCTAATAGAACTAGGAAATAGAATACTAAATAAGAAGattcctaattagaatataactAGGAAAGATAACAATACTAAATAAGAAACAAACTAAATAAGAAACATAATACTACTTAATagctattaaataataaactgcCATTTAAACCTAATTGCTTGATTCTTCTTTCCTTGAATAAGACTTACCATAGAATAAGTCCATAACAATTTTCCTTCGCATATTGTCATTACTGCCCAAATCCATGTGAACTGAAATTGATTCCTACACTCTACTCTTTCTAATATCCAGTCATTTCACAGCATGCCAAAATTGGATTTTGATTGTTCAAGTATTTCTTCCTGTcaattaatcaatcaatttaTAAGGTTAAACCGTTAGCTGAGGTTCCAACTGTAGTTTTATTATATCTAACAAACCGCTGCGTGTGAATGCTCATTGAGTTTGAAGCTTGAACTAGCACAAATCTGTTTACATTGTTctcaaatatttattaatcaaatatGGTTTCTCAATGATCGTACTCTAACTTTTCGATCATAGAGGCTCTTATACCATATCAAATAAACAAGAAATTCTAAAGCTTGAACTGTTAGGTGAGGCTCTAactatgatttttattatttcgAACACATTTATATCAGTCATACTTTTACTTGTTTATTAAAGTCTCTCCCATTTGACTGGGGTTATGTGTTCAATTatagtttatataattttatttcttcCAGAACATACTGGGTGCTCAGAATTGAAATTTGCTCAAATGTGATTTGGATATGATTCCTACTAATGACGTTTTACTGAAATTCATCAActgattaaaaaatattatagggAAAAATGgatttgttaattaaaaattcaacAGATTTGTGTGTGGTTTACATGCATACTTTCTTTATTATCCTAGTGGAGTTCATAAGATCATCTCGAATGCATTTTGATATATTGCAAGAATGAGCAGCCAGCTTAAAGGCTAAGGGAGGTGGCTTTTGGTAAGCAGAGTGCAGGTATAGCAAGGTGGTTGCCATATTAGAGGATTATCtatagctaaaaatgtaaatgggccatatatatgatattttcttataaaattgAAGACATGTTGTGTTTAATTCTTAGCAATGGATGTTGGCCTCACTAGGAACAACATCTCCGAATATTAGACCGAGAGGGATGTCAAAAGAAAACAGTTgatgtaaatatttttgtacTTGCCTTTCTTCTCTATCTCTAGCTATAAGAACTAGGTTTGTGTCAACTGAAGTCATTTTCATCCAGTAGATCATGAGTTATGCTTTTGTTTAAAACTGACCTGAAACAATAGATGTAAATATTGCAGGCAGCACAATTGTTGatgatatttttgtttatgtGATTTAGCTTTAACTGTTTGCAAATGGCTTTTTTATTCAAGCGGactaaattttacattttttatattcttGGTCTGGCAAATTTTAGGATCATAAGGGCTTGAGGAGCTCTCTAACTCTGGAATACTACAGAAAGGCATATGATCACATTGCTGAACATTATCCTTATTGGAACCGCTCGTCAGGAAGGGACCATATTTGGGTATGATGTAATTAAGGGCTTCCTTTATGTCACATATATATAAGTTAGTGGTATTGTTTCTGATAGTCTTGTCCTTCTTCCATGGCATATTCATGTATATTCTAATAGTGTCACCTCTATATCTGAAGGCAGTTTTTTTCATGGGATGAAGGTGCTTGCTATGCCCCTAAGGAGATATGGAATAGCATGATGTTGGTTCACTGGGGTAATACAAATACAAAGCACAACCATTCAACAACCGCCTATTGGGCTGATAACTGGGATAAAATATCTTCTGATCAAATAGGCGGGCATCCGTGCTTTGATCCTGATAAAGATCTTGTGCTTCCTGCCTGGAAACGTCCTGATGCTGGTGCTTTGAGCAGCAAACTTTGGGCTAGGTACATCTACCAATCCTTTTCTGATGGTCGCTTATTTGACATTCCTGTGTTTAGGCAGTGAAAAGTTATCTTCTTCTTTTGCTTGCTTGGTTGAACATTATAGAACTAGCATTTCAAATTAATGCCAGAAATTTTACCagctaaattattttattttcaggcCCCTAGAGAAGCGGAatacattattttttttcaatggaAATCTTGGACCTGGATATCCTAATGGAAGGCCAGAAGCTTCGTAAGTAACAGATAACTCTCTGAAACTAATTCCCGGAATAGGTCAATATGCATTCATCAAAAACATTATAACTCGGCCAGAGCAACATGGTTCAGCCACTTTTATGTATCCTATCCTCATTCTGAAACCAATTGCATTAAAGTTTTTTACGTTTTATTTTAGACTGTTAATCAACTTTTTGCATTTCAGTTATTCCAAATACTGCAGATCTGATAGGTTGCCATTGGTGTGTATATGCAGGTATAGCATGGGAATCAGACAGAAAATAGGAGAAGAGTTTGGGTCGAGTCCTAACAAGGAAGGAAAGCTTGGGAAACAGTACGCAGAAGATGTAATTGTGACCCCTTCCCGCTCTGAAAACTATAATGATGATTTAGCCAGTTCTGTTTTCTGTGGAGTATTACCTGGTGATGGTTGGAGTGGTCGCATGGAGGATAGCGTTTTGCAAGGGTGCATTCCTGTGGTCATTCAGGTACTGTAATTCTGCAAACCCCGATGATGcctgtttggttttatttgtaaatgttgtATAATCTC
Coding sequences within it:
- the LOC126677057 gene encoding uncharacterized protein LOC126677057; its protein translation is MISIQKWSGASSWYFIATVASVVALFSVVHIFLFPVLPSFDYFAARQVQNYCIPVNGSDEGKTEQFRENIRPSIALDLRFPLDSHRGVVYHDAPWKAEIGQWLSACDSITKEVKVTEIIGGRNCINNCNGQGVCNHELGVCRCFHGFSGEECSERLQLECNYPKTPELPYGRWVVSICSAYCDTTRAMCFCGEGTKYPNRPAAETCGFQVNLPSEPGAPIWVDWGKADLDNILTTNKSKPGWCNVDPQEAYDSKVKFKEECDCKYDGLFGRFCEVPVQSICINQCSGHGYCRGGFCQCDNGWYGTDCSIPSVLSSVSKWPQWLRPALLDVPDNANLTQKLVNLNAAVEKKRPLIYIYDLPPDFNSLLLEGRHFKFECINRIYDDRNATNWTEQLYGAQMAMYESLLASPYRTLNGEEADFFFVPVLDSCIITRADDAPHLSLQDHKGLRSSLTLEYYRKAYDHIAEHYPYWNRSSGRDHIWFFSWDEGACYAPKEIWNSMMLVHWGNTNTKHNHSTTAYWADNWDKISSDQIGGHPCFDPDKDLVLPAWKRPDAGALSSKLWARPLEKRNTLFFFNGNLGPGYPNGRPEASYSMGIRQKIGEEFGSSPNKEGKLGKQYAEDVIVTPSRSENYNDDLASSVFCGVLPGDGWSGRMEDSVLQGCIPVVIQDGIFLPYENILNYESFAVRIREDEIPNLIKILRGFNETEKEFKLKNVQKIWQRFLYRDAVLLEAKRQKDEFGREEDWAVEFLQLNDDDVFTTFIQILHYKLHNDPWRRQLSHLKKDFGLPQECLRTS